From the genome of Desulfobacteraceae bacterium, one region includes:
- a CDS encoding acyl-CoA dehydrogenase, with protein sequence MAQVIADRRDVDFVLHEQLQVAQLSQHERYAEFTKKTVDMIVSEARNFAIKEVLPTQKIGDVEGCRLENGQVAVPESFHRPYALFREGEWLAMSEDPEWGGQGMPKTVALAASDYLNGANYALMMYAGLTHGAGKLIEAFGTPEQKRLFLRNMYSGKWTGTMLLTEPEAGSDVGALTTTAVKNDDGTYTISGNKIFISSGEHDLAENIIHPVLARIEGAPAGTKGISLFIVPKLWVNPDGSLGDFNDVVCTGIEEKMGIHGNVTCSIALGSKGRCRGLLLGEENKGMSEMFLMMNEARLLVGLQGFACASSSYLNALNYARERVQGKNLLQMRDPAAPSVPIIQHPDVRRMLVKMKAYVEGMRSLLYFVAFCEDKIHTSDDPAEKDKYQGLIEVLTPVAKGYVTDRAFEVCSDGMQVYGGYGYIREYPQEQLLRDCRITLIYEGTNGIQAMDLLGRKLGMNKGKPVMDLLGEMNTAIAAAKATAGLEAFAARVEKAVNKLGEVGMYMGATAMSPKVMSAFAAAHPFLEVTGDVVMAWMLLWRATIAARQLAGAKKKDAAFYEGQIKSADYFINAILPITTGKMIAILNGCSAAVEISEDAFGGK encoded by the coding sequence ATGGCACAGGTAATTGCGGATCGCAGGGATGTTGATTTTGTGCTTCACGAGCAGCTTCAGGTGGCGCAACTGAGCCAACATGAACGCTACGCCGAGTTCACCAAGAAAACCGTCGACATGATCGTCTCGGAGGCGCGCAACTTCGCCATCAAGGAAGTCCTGCCGACCCAGAAAATCGGGGACGTCGAGGGCTGCAGGCTGGAAAACGGTCAGGTTGCCGTTCCGGAGAGCTTTCACCGGCCCTACGCGTTGTTTCGGGAAGGGGAATGGCTGGCCATGTCCGAAGACCCCGAGTGGGGCGGCCAGGGCATGCCCAAAACCGTGGCGCTGGCGGCCAGCGACTACCTCAACGGCGCCAACTACGCCCTCATGATGTATGCGGGCTTGACCCACGGCGCCGGCAAACTGATCGAGGCTTTCGGCACCCCGGAGCAGAAGCGGCTTTTTTTGCGCAATATGTATTCGGGTAAGTGGACCGGCACCATGCTGCTGACCGAGCCGGAGGCCGGCTCGGATGTCGGCGCGCTGACCACCACGGCGGTCAAAAACGACGACGGCACTTACACGATCAGCGGCAACAAGATTTTCATCTCCAGCGGTGAGCACGACCTGGCCGAGAACATCATCCACCCCGTGCTCGCCCGCATCGAGGGCGCCCCGGCCGGCACCAAGGGCATCTCGCTTTTTATCGTCCCCAAGCTGTGGGTCAACCCGGACGGCAGCCTGGGGGACTTCAACGATGTCGTTTGCACCGGCATCGAGGAGAAAATGGGCATCCACGGCAATGTCACCTGTTCGATTGCCCTGGGCAGCAAGGGGCGTTGCCGCGGGCTGTTGCTGGGCGAAGAAAACAAGGGCATGAGCGAGATGTTTCTGATGATGAACGAGGCCCGCCTGCTGGTTGGCCTGCAGGGCTTCGCTTGCGCCTCGAGTTCCTACTTAAACGCGCTCAATTACGCCCGCGAGCGGGTTCAGGGCAAAAACCTGCTGCAGATGCGCGACCCCGCCGCCCCCTCGGTGCCCATCATCCAGCACCCCGATGTGCGGCGGATGCTGGTCAAGATGAAAGCCTACGTCGAGGGCATGCGCAGCCTGCTCTACTTCGTGGCCTTCTGCGAAGACAAGATCCACACCAGCGACGACCCCGCCGAAAAAGACAAGTACCAAGGGCTGATCGAGGTGCTGACCCCGGTGGCCAAGGGCTACGTCACCGACCGGGCCTTCGAGGTCTGCAGCGACGGGATGCAGGTCTACGGCGGATACGGCTACATCCGCGAATACCCCCAGGAGCAGCTTCTGCGGGATTGCCGGATCACCCTGATCTACGAGGGGACCAACGGCATCCAGGCCATGGATCTGCTGGGCCGCAAGCTCGGCATGAACAAAGGCAAGCCGGTCATGGACCTGCTGGGAGAAATGAACACGGCCATCGCGGCCGCCAAGGCCACCGCCGGCCTGGAGGCTTTTGCCGCGCGCGTTGAAAAGGCGGTCAACAAGCTGGGCGAGGTGGGAATGTACATGGGCGCGACGGCCATGTCGCCCAAGGTGATGAGCGCCTTTGCCGCCGCGCATCCCTTCCTGGAGGTGACCGGCGACGTCGTCATGGCTTGGATGCTGCTGTGGCGCGCCACCATCGCCGCGCGCCAACTGGCCGGGGCCAAGAAGAAGGACGCCGCCTTCTATGAGGGTCAGATCAAAAGTGCGGATTATTTCATCAACGCCATCCTGCCCATCACCACCGGCAAGATGATCGCCATTCTAAACGGCTGTTCGGCCGCGGTGGAAATTTCCGAAGACGCCTTCGGCGGCAAGTAG
- a CDS encoding TetR family transcriptional regulator, giving the protein MKVFAEQGFFQSTISQIAREAGVADGTIYLYFKNKDDILLQFFGYKTKQVFQSFREELDKADTARDKLRNLIRRHLEEFQNDKNMAVVYQAEARSNSRLVEKQLQEMSKMYLDITAEIIEQGQEEGQIRKDLYVSLVKRFILGAVEEVINTWVLSGGKYDLVSMAEPLVDLIFRGIGSAAATAGQASPQSTPKP; this is encoded by the coding sequence GTGAAGGTCTTCGCCGAGCAGGGCTTCTTCCAGTCCACCATCTCCCAGATCGCCCGCGAGGCCGGCGTCGCCGATGGCACCATCTACCTTTACTTCAAAAACAAGGACGACATCCTGCTGCAGTTCTTCGGTTACAAAACCAAGCAGGTGTTTCAATCCTTCCGCGAGGAGCTCGACAAGGCTGACACCGCCCGCGACAAGCTCCGCAACCTGATCCGGCGGCATCTGGAAGAGTTTCAAAACGACAAGAACATGGCGGTGGTCTACCAGGCCGAAGCGCGCAGCAACAGCCGGCTGGTGGAAAAACAGCTTCAGGAGATGTCCAAGATGTACCTGGACATCACCGCCGAAATCATCGAACAGGGCCAGGAAGAGGGGCAGATCCGCAAGGACCTCTACGTCAGCCTGGTCAAGCGCTTCATTCTCGGCGCCGTGGAGGAGGTCATCAACACCTGGGTGCTTTCCGGCGGGAAGTACGACCTCGTTTCCATGGCTGAACCCCTGGTGGATTTGATTTTTCGGGGAATCGGGAGCGCGGCGGCAACCGCGGGGCAGGCGTCACCGCAATCGACGCCAAAACCATAG
- a CDS encoding PAS domain S-box protein has translation MHTETEKAYLLKALEHFNRKIIVISPDFKILAACGRESAAVVKTPNPSVCHETIYNRLAPCDACPAKKTLQTHEPTLREIENDRAHSGRMTCLYSYPLLKEGVLEAIAVVDFDLPMLEKLEDRLKRSNAFFRNLIRSAVDGVVAADRTGKVFIFNDAAAEITGYSVAEALNHLDIRQIYPEGEAYEIMRKLRSEAYGGRRKLKFYATRAVRKDGAVIPINLNAALVCDGDQEVATIGFFHDRREELRIKRELEKTQVQLLQAEKMASLGKLAAGVAHQLNNPLSGITLFSKIVLEDYELPAEAREDLERILRDAQRCRDTVKELLEFARQTRQLMKPNDINKAISRTLFLLQNQTLFQNIEIQADLAPDLPPVQSDIQQINHLFMNIILNAAEAMEGKGRLSIKTAAAPTGDRALIEIRDSGPGIPENVLPHIFEPFFTTKEEGKGTGLGLSLVYGIVENHGGTIRASSRVGEGTNFFIELFFAGREGNEGKPEAKP, from the coding sequence ATGCACACGGAGACCGAAAAAGCCTATCTCTTAAAGGCCCTGGAGCATTTCAACCGCAAAATCATCGTGATTTCACCCGATTTCAAAATCCTGGCGGCCTGTGGACGGGAGAGCGCGGCGGTGGTGAAAACCCCCAACCCATCCGTTTGCCACGAAACGATTTACAATCGGCTTGCGCCCTGCGATGCCTGCCCCGCCAAGAAAACCCTCCAGACCCACGAGCCGACCCTGCGCGAAATCGAAAATGACCGTGCCCACTCCGGGCGCATGACCTGTTTGTATTCATACCCGTTGCTCAAAGAGGGTGTCCTGGAGGCCATCGCGGTGGTGGATTTCGATCTGCCGATGTTGGAGAAGCTTGAGGATCGCCTCAAGCGCTCCAACGCCTTTTTCCGCAACCTGATCCGCAGCGCCGTCGACGGGGTGGTCGCCGCCGACAGAACCGGCAAGGTCTTCATATTCAACGACGCGGCCGCCGAAATCACCGGCTATTCGGTCGCCGAGGCCCTCAACCACCTGGATATCCGCCAAATCTACCCCGAGGGCGAGGCCTACGAGATCATGCGCAAGCTGCGCAGCGAGGCGTATGGCGGCCGGCGCAAGTTGAAGTTCTACGCCACCCGGGCGGTCCGCAAGGACGGCGCGGTGATTCCCATCAACCTCAACGCAGCCCTGGTCTGCGACGGCGACCAGGAGGTCGCCACCATCGGGTTTTTCCACGACCGCCGTGAAGAGCTGCGGATCAAACGCGAGTTGGAAAAGACCCAGGTGCAGCTGCTGCAGGCCGAGAAAATGGCCTCCCTGGGCAAACTCGCCGCCGGTGTCGCCCACCAGCTCAACAACCCGCTTTCCGGCATCACCCTCTTCAGCAAGATCGTCTTGGAGGACTACGAGCTGCCGGCCGAGGCGCGCGAAGACCTGGAGCGAATTCTGCGGGACGCTCAGCGCTGCCGCGACACGGTCAAGGAACTGCTGGAGTTCGCCCGCCAGACCCGCCAGCTGATGAAACCCAACGATATCAACAAGGCCATCTCACGAACCCTTTTTCTCCTGCAAAACCAAACACTTTTCCAGAACATTGAAATCCAGGCCGATCTGGCCCCCGATCTGCCACCGGTCCAAAGTGACATCCAGCAGATCAACCATCTGTTCATGAACATTATCCTGAACGCCGCCGAGGCCATGGAGGGCAAGGGCCGGCTCAGCATCAAAACCGCCGCTGCGCCAACCGGCGACCGCGCCTTGATCGAAATCCGCGACTCCGGCCCGGGTATTCCCGAAAATGTCCTGCCCCACATCTTCGAGCCCTTCTTCACCACCAAGGAGGAGGGTAAGGGCACCGGCCTGGGGCTCAGCCTGGTCTACGGGATTGTCGAAAACCACGGCGGCACAATTCGGGCCAGCAGCCGCGTGGGTGAGGGCACGAACTTTTTCATCGAACTGTTTTTTGCCGGAAGGGAGGGGAATGAAGGCAAGCCCGAAGCAAAGCCCTGA
- a CDS encoding response regulator, with product MKASPKQSPENAIRILVVDDEPDIRDGCERILRRMDFEVLKAQEGEEALAKVHAHAPAIVLLDLKMPGIDGMEVLARIREHDPAVMVIVITGYATVETAIEAMKKGAYDFIPKPFEPDQLRIVVNRAREKLRLTWETEKLAAERRKTLADLGTEKSRIRTIVESLPSGVVVTNALGQVVLMNPAFRHQLGLTEEVAPGQPIEAYIPDEGFAQLVRESSAGRHCSSGSAPTYEFALSDDRYLQARGRSVISEDNECLGAVVTVVDITTMKILDRLKSEFVATVSHELRSPLSTIHEQIALVLRDMVQGDSEREQYLLARAKEKTQGLISLIGDLLDLSRIESGSVCQELKPVQLEDLLRSIVDFLSTRSSSRSQRLTLEVPQTPLPPLTADPLALESIFGNLITNAINYTPDGGEIRVVAEVAGDRVQVRVSDTGFGIEAEKLERIFERFYRVKNEKTRFITGTGLGLSIVKGLVQTLGGTITVASEPGKGSTFTVALPY from the coding sequence ATGAAGGCAAGCCCGAAGCAAAGCCCTGAAAACGCGATCCGCATCCTGGTGGTCGACGACGAGCCCGACATCCGCGACGGTTGCGAACGCATCCTGCGCCGCATGGACTTCGAAGTGCTCAAGGCCCAGGAAGGCGAGGAGGCCCTCGCCAAGGTCCACGCGCACGCCCCGGCCATCGTCCTGCTGGATCTCAAGATGCCCGGCATCGACGGCATGGAGGTCCTGGCCCGCATCCGCGAGCACGACCCTGCCGTGATGGTGATCGTCATCACCGGCTACGCAACCGTGGAGACCGCCATCGAGGCGATGAAAAAGGGCGCCTACGATTTCATCCCCAAGCCGTTCGAACCCGATCAGCTGCGCATCGTGGTCAACCGGGCGCGCGAAAAACTACGGCTGACCTGGGAAACCGAAAAGCTGGCGGCCGAGCGGCGCAAAACCCTGGCGGACCTGGGGACCGAAAAAAGCCGGATCCGGACCATCGTCGAATCCCTTCCCAGCGGGGTGGTGGTGACCAACGCCCTGGGACAGGTGGTGCTGATGAACCCGGCTTTTCGCCACCAGCTCGGGCTGACCGAGGAAGTGGCGCCTGGGCAGCCCATCGAGGCCTACATCCCCGACGAGGGGTTTGCCCAGCTGGTGCGGGAAAGCTCGGCGGGACGCCACTGCAGCTCCGGCAGCGCCCCGACCTACGAATTCGCCCTCTCCGACGACCGCTACCTGCAGGCCCGCGGCCGCTCGGTGATCAGCGAGGACAACGAATGCTTAGGCGCGGTGGTGACCGTCGTGGACATCACCACCATGAAAATCTTGGACCGCCTCAAGTCGGAATTCGTGGCCACGGTCTCCCATGAGCTGCGCTCGCCGCTTTCCACCATCCACGAGCAGATCGCGCTGGTCCTGCGAGACATGGTCCAGGGCGACTCCGAGCGCGAACAGTACCTGCTGGCGCGCGCCAAGGAAAAGACCCAGGGGCTGATCTCCCTGATCGGCGACCTGTTGGACCTCTCGCGGATCGAGTCGGGCAGTGTCTGCCAGGAACTCAAGCCGGTTCAGTTGGAAGATTTGCTGCGCAGCATCGTCGATTTTCTCAGCACCCGCAGCAGCAGCCGCAGCCAGAGACTCACCCTGGAGGTCCCCCAAACCCCCCTGCCGCCGCTGACGGCCGACCCACTGGCGCTGGAGAGCATCTTCGGCAACCTGATCACCAACGCCATCAATTACACGCCGGATGGCGGGGAGATCCGGGTCGTGGCCGAAGTGGCCGGCGACCGGGTGCAGGTCCGGGTGAGCGACACCGGCTTCGGCATCGAGGCCGAGAAGCTCGAGCGGATTTTTGAGCGCTTCTACCGGGTCAAAAACGAAAAGACGCGCTTCATCACCGGCACCGGGCTGGGGCTCTCGATTGTCAAGGGCCTGGTCCAGACGCTGGGCGGCACCATCACGGTGGCCAGCGAACCCGGCAAGGGCAGCACCTTTACGGTGGCCCTGCCTTACTGA